One window of Aspergillus oryzae RIB40 DNA, chromosome 3 genomic DNA carries:
- a CDS encoding uncharacterized protein (predicted protein) yields MASKDIGPGGLLSLPLRLRQDVKDSHQSIVGSGKATLTASDQASGNELDFAHQAVVEAEAPTVADPMEIAENQANPSHKPLLDDGDATVTDPFENADGASASKPQAAVDNGKPSLSTPVQAADDQPDSTSQPAVSDGDTTLTQPSQAADEQAKLANSVHSSAVDDGETTDMATVDLVAPKKKKKRKTKSKAKHGKVVELI; encoded by the exons ATGGCTTCTAAGGATATTGGCCCGGGGGGTCTTCTGAGTCTGCCCCTCCGTCTCCGCCAGGACGTCAAGGACTCTCACCAGTCGATTGTTGGCAGTGGTAAAGCTACATTGACTGCCTCTGACCAGGCCTCAGGCAATGAACTCGACTTTGCGCACCAGGCAGTTGTCGAAGCTGAAGCGCCTACTGTGGCTGATCCTATGGAGATAGCTGAAAACCAAGCCAACCCCTCTCACAAACCACTTCTTGACGATGGAGACGCAACTGTAACCGATCCCTTCGAGAATGCAGATGGTGCGAGCGCTTCTAAGCCGCAGGCCGCTGTTGACAATGGAAAACCATCCCTGAGCACCCCTGTCCAGGCTGCTGACGACCAACCCGACTCGACCTCTCAGCCAGCTGTGAGCGATGGTGATACTACCTTGACTCAACCTAGCCAGGCTGCAGATGAGCAAGCTAAGTTAGCCAACTCTGTACATTCGTCTGCTGTTGACGATGGAGAAACGACAGATATGGCTACTGTGGACTTAGTTGCGcctaagaaaaagaagaaaagaaagactaaGTCCAAAGCCAAGCATGGAAAGGTAGTCGA ACTCATCTGA
- a CDS encoding uncharacterized protein (predicted protein) — protein sequence MVKLATVTIRNFLSYLLYHEVCPEYKENIDEARRSCDIAAKELWQNQEFATSSPRDFNKACSTLFGGFFYDVNAEENSWNKRKNWNFLMKKDVARKVVKFAIAGSGTNTMALQFQTLANQNALHSALVPDIHGFEVIAVFPPTPEVREFYRHHAPDLNPVGRMVGKAYRDPGKPRYDLSGEERLMWETGAASMPDFQFFLEESLLKLCYPKMKVITPVWELNCGLNFFEDVHTVYSSIYTVLCNDLMLGYKQSVDLTEKEPDDVEEIEEPNGDGAGKKETTL from the coding sequence ATGGTGAAGCTAGCCACTGTCACGATCCGAAATTTCCTCTCCTATCTCCTCTACCATGAGGTGTGCCCCGAATACAAAGAGAACATCGACGAGGCGCGTAGGTCGTGTGACATTGCAGCCAAAGAACTGTGGCAGAACCAGGAGTTCGCGACCTCCAGCCCTAGAGATTTCAACAAGGCCTGCTCCACTCTCTTCGGTGGCTTCTTCTACGATGTGAATGCCGAGGAAAATAGTTGGAATAAGCGAAAGAACTGGAATTTCCTTATGAAGAAGGACGTCGCACGTAAAGTGGTTAAGTTCGCAATAGCTGGCTCAGGAACAAATACCATGGCCCTTCAATTTCAAACGTTGGCAAACCAGAATGCTTTGCATTCGGCGCTTGTGCCGGATATTCACGGCTTCGAGGTGATTGCGGTCTTCCCTCCCACGCCAGAAGTTCGTGAGTTCTACAGACACCACGCACCTGACCTGAACCCTGTTGGACGGATGGTCGGGAAAGCCTACCGTGATCCTGGAAAGCCTCGCTACGATCTAAGTGGGGAGGAAAGATTGATGTGGGAAACTGGGGCGGCGTCGATGCCTGATTTCCAGTTTTTCCTGGAAGAAAGTCTACTCAAGCTCTGTTACCCCAAGATGAAAGTGATCACTCCGGTGTGGGAACTCAACTGTGGCCTGAACTTCTTTGAAGATGTTCATACTGTTTATAGCTCGATCTACACTGTCCTCTGCAACGATCTGATGCTGGGCTATAAGCAGTCGGTCGACTTGACTGAAAAAGAACCGGACGATGttgaggagatcgaggagcCGAATGGTGATGGcgctgggaagaaagagacgaCGCTGTGA
- a CDS encoding quinone oxidoreductase family protein (predicted quinone oxidoreductase) has translation MSVPSTMKAVIVEKLGGPEVLEFKSDHPVPTPQEGQLLVKNNISGVNYIDTYFRTGLYPSAKPEILGREGAGTVVALGSGPNPYGFKVGDRVAWMTTGGYAEYTAVPAAKTVKIPDEITDEDAIAGFLSGLTVITLAKETYAVQKGDWVLLHAAAGGAGFLMTQVLKSLGAKVIGTAGGPEKVALVKSLGADVVIDYRSEEGKDWVKKVKEVTDGRGVDVVYDSVGKDTWEGSLEAVKRKGTIVWFGNASGPVPPLPLQKLSPKCVKVARPQLFGYIETREEFEFYVNELFGLLKSGQLKVKIHKVYPLEQAAQAHTDLEGRKTTGKLLLKP, from the exons ATGTCCGTCCCATCGACCATGAAGGCGGTCATTGTCGAGAAACTCGGCGGCCCTGAGGTTCTCGAGTTCAAATCCGACCACCCCGTCCCGACCCCGCAGGAGGGCCAATTGCTCGTCAAGAACAACATCTCCGGTGTAAACTACATCGACACCTACTTCCGGACGGGTCTCTACCCATCTGCCAAACCTGAAATCCTCGGCCGCGAAGGCGCCGGCACCGTTGTCGCACTGGGCTCGGGTCCTAACCCGTACGGTTTCAAGGTCGGCGATCGCGTCGCCTGGATGACCACAGGTGGTTATGCCGAATACACAGCCGTCCCGGCGGCCAAGACCGTCAAGATCCCCGATGAGATCACTGATGAGGATGCCATAGCTGGTTTCCTGAGCGGCTTGACGGTTATCACCCTGGCTAAGGAAACCTACGCTGTGCAGAAGGGCGACTGGGTACTGCTGCATGCGGCAGCTGGTGGTGCTGGGTTCCTCATGACGCAGGTTCTCAAGTCTCTTGGTGCCAAGGTGATTGGAACGGCAGGTGGTCCGGAGAAGGTCGCTCTGGTGAAGAGTCTGGGCGCGGATGTGGTTATCGATTACCGCAGCGAGGAGGGTAAAGATTGggtcaagaaagtcaaggaGGTGACTGATGGACGGGGTGTCGATGTTGTTTATGACTCCGTTGGAAAGGATACTTGGGAAGGAAGCTTGGAAGCCGTCAAGAGAAAGGGTACTATCGTTTGGTTTGGTAATGCCAGTGGCCCGGTGCCCCCTTTGCCTCTCCA AAAATTGTCTCCTAAGTGTGTCAAGGTTGCTCGGCCACAGCTGTTCGGCTACATTGAGACCCGCGAGGAATTTGAATTCTACGTTAATGAGCTGTTCGGCCTCCTCAAATCTGGACAACTGAAGGTTAAGATTCACAAGGTTTACCCTCTGGAGCAGGCTGCCCAGGCGCATACCGATTTAGAAGGCAGGAAGACTACcggaaagcttcttctcaagcCATGA
- a CDS encoding uncharacterized protein (predicted protein): protein MFFWNKRPRWPPSPSVEGEFESLSRELHGLTKIGDKPGIEGVCARGSIDQYPVIIETLSLTSIVQTDTLGGYGHGSTSSVISSGPPTPPSESKQPCLFDAGNATQQGSQLRPAPLATPPMSRDTSPRGQPRAPAPQPVQNSRPATGHQKLASQPVNSGSQGSKEQKDSVPALHKANSSPIPLKPSKPSAPVRTSSLPSKPASSILKRSVSGRPTGPPGTKIQQPTQFTPSPVNATKSPPPIRTSSLANKSASSVPKPSGGVRSNQPTGTKVQHPLPVSSTPQQAVKQPSPMPTSSLPSKPASITKESRGVKPDQPTRQSTANVKQSLPANLSPQKVTKPVPQVHTSSLPNKPVSSSVPKRPASINTSAQQPNSAPGHQADLAATKEKDHGIKPGPSPAPQGSGKPSVGSPKTLSLAERLEEKLRRKHEQRESGGSPDAQKTNPPTPVSDPKPSGPIVAKSDPTTTQEPANQAPRPQLAHRSATVAPPSVKKGSGPASLIEMPVPRLVPSDEAQSAPVLPKRTFSFQTEALKPASLKSLEHTLEQLQSLQVSLPQPVRPPSPSRFGQCLLPCPRSVPVAGYQDWYTIKGMTHLNICPSCLNQMRKSKFRDLLILGTPRPRSEKVRCAMSEPWARLAWMQTINKQLDHLHLLCQITQPPLGTKPCTGRVVSEQHWYRVVDPATGAFLPKFNVCSACVRNLRLLMPPHQDTFKLCTTLQERVCDFVTDSPRFVRYIDLLDIAANRAEQEHSPQPDLSEFMAYARRKVVLRDCRRSRVALNTWHYMPQLPELTVCEDCYDDVVWPMVKANYPIARKFSAMMRLPPGDGLARCREASCQLYSPRMRLKFREAVEENDLAYLNMIALQRYEAEQRYRKHRAQLLEDEERGYDCDAELRRNLEEWKRWE from the coding sequence ATGTTTTTCTGGAACAAGCGGCCGCGGTGGCCACCTTCGCCCTCGGTCGAAGGCGAATTTGAATCGCTCTCTCGGGAGCTACACGGATTGACCAAGATTGGAGACAAGCCTGGAATTGAAGGAGTCTGTGCCAGAGGGTCTATCGATCAATACCCGGTGATCATTGAAACACTCTCACTCACGTCCATCGTTCAAACCGATACCCTAGGAGGTTATGGCCACGGGAGCACCTCTTCCGTTATTAGTTCCGGACCACCCACACCACCTTCGGAGTCCAAACAGCCCTGCCTGTTCGATGCTGGTAATGCCACACAGCAAGGATCTCAACTCAGGCCAGCGCCTTTGGCGACACCACCTATGTCTCGAGACACATCCCCCCGAGGCCAGCCACGCGCACCAGCACCTCAACCGGTACAGAACAGTAGGCCCGCAACTGGCCATCAAAAATTAGCTTCTCAACCCGTGAACTCTGGCTCCCAGGGCTCCAAGGAACAAAAGGACAGCGTCCCAGCATTGCACAAGGCGAATTCCAGTCCAATTCCACTGAAACCTTCCAAGCCATCTGCCCCTGTGCGCACCTCTTCATTGCCAAGCAAGCCTGCTTCCTCCATTCTAAAGAGGTCCGTGTCTGGCCGTCCTACAGGCCCGCCGGGAACCAAAATCCAGCAGCCTACCCAGTTCACCCCAAGCCCAGTGAATGCCACAAAGTCGCCTCCCCCAATACGTACATCTTCCTTGGCAAACAAGTCTGCTTCGTCTGTTCCAAAGCCGTCGGGGGGTGTCAGGTCTAATCAACCCACAGGAACTAAGGTCCAGCACCCTCTTCCAGTCAGCTCAACCCCACAGCAAGCTGTCAAACAGCCTTCTCCCATGCCTACTTCATCGTTACCAAGCAAGCCTGCTTCCATCACAAAGGAGTCACGGGGTGTCAAGCCTGACCAACCTACGAGACAGTCAACAGCTAATGTCAAGCAGTCCCTCCCAGCCAATCTAAGCCCTCAGAAAGTCACAAAGCCGGTGCCTCAGGTGcatacttcttctcttccaaacAAGCctgtttcctcttctgttcCAAAGCGGCCGGCGAGCATCAACACTAGCGCCCAACAGCCTAACTCAGCCCCCGGCCATCAAGCCGATTTAGCTGCAACTAAGGAAAAAGACCATGGCATCAAGCCAGGACCAAGCCCGGCGCCTCAAGGAAGTGGAAAGCCTTCCGTGGGATCCCCGAAAACACTAAGCCTGGCCGAGAgattggaagagaaactgAGGCGCAAACATGAACAGAGAGAGTCGGGTGGTTCCCCAGATGCACAGAAGACAAATCCACCTACCCCAGTCTCTGATCCAAAACCCAGTGGCCCCATTGTTGCCAAAAGTGATCCAACTACTACTCAGGAGCCAGCTAACCAGGCACCCCGTCCACAACTTGCACACAGATCAGCAACGGTTGCCCCACCATCAGTCAAGAAAGGCTCAGGCCCCGCCTCTCTCATTGAAATGCCGGTGCCAAGGTTGGTGCCATCAGATGAGGCGCAGTCTGCTCCTGTCCTACCCAAACGGACTTTTTCATTTCAAACTGAGGCCCTAAAGCCCGCTTCTTTGAAAAGTTTGGAACATACTCTCGAGCAGCTGCAATCTCTACAAGTTAGCCTCCCACAACCAGTTCGCCCACCATCTCCGAGCAGGTTTGGTCAGTGTCTGTTACCCTGCCCTAGGTCTGTCCCAGTGGCAGGATACCAGGACTGGTACACAATAAAAGGTATGACTCACTTGAACATCTGTCCCTCGTGCCTGAACCAGATGCGCAAGTCGAAGTTCCGCGACCTCTTGATATTAGGAACCCCCCGGCCACGCTCGGAGAAGGTCCGTTGTGCGATGAGCGAGCCATGGGCCCGGCTCGCCTGGATGCAAACAATCAATAAACAGCTCGACCACCTGCACCTGCTCTGCCAGATCACCCAGCCACCCCTAGGAACCAAGCCATGCACAGGGCGTGTTGTCAGCGAGCAGCACTGGTACCGCGTCGTCGACCCTGCCACGGGAGCGTTCCTTCCAAAGTTCAACGTCTGTTCCGCATGTGTTCGAAATCTAAGACTCCTCATGCCCCCACATCAAGATACATTCAAGCTTTGCACCACTCTACAAGAGCGTGTCTGCGATTTTGTGACGGACAGCCCCCGCTTCGTCCGGTACATTGACCTTCTCGACATTGCTGCGAACCGTGCCGAGCAAGAGCACTCACCCCAGCCCGACCTGAGTGAATTCATGGCCTATGCTCGCCGCAAGGTCGTGCTTCGGGACTGCCGCCGTAGCCGGGTAGCGCTTAATACGTGGCACTACATGCCCCAACTCCCGGAGCTCACGGTATGCGAGGACTGCTATGATGATGTAGTGTGGCCCATGGTCAAGGCCAACTATCCCATTGCCCGTAAATTCTCAGCCATGATGCGCCTGCCGCCGGGCGACGGGCTGGCTCGCTGTCGGGAGGCAAGCTGCCAGCTCTACTCTCCTCGCATGCGGCTGAAGTTCCGGGAGGCTGTGGAGGAAAACGACCTAGCCTACCTGAACATGATTGCTCTGCAACGGTATGAAGCCGAGCAGCGGTATCGGAAACACAGGGCCCAGCtactggaagatgaggaacgCGGATACGACTGTGATGCGGAGCTCAGGAGAAacctggaagaatggaagaGATGGGAGTGA
- a CDS encoding chitin deacetylase CDA4 (predicted xylanase/chitin deacetylase), with amino-acid sequence MLLPRRKLKRLLITMLLPFLLTLTLLTPFYLIYKPPSLLIRYFQHRWPDTLWHVPLPSNRKLIALTIDDAPSVHTPELRSVLADNAAKATFFLIGSQIPGREGELHELVRQGHELGNHAMRDEPSRSLSDEELREQVRVVQDRIRAAYSAVGGREPRERWFRPGSGFFSERMRGLLGELGFRIVLGSVYPHDAQVKWWWVNARHILSMVRPGSIVICHDRREWTVPMLRVVLPELRRRGYEIVTVSELVRAGVEAGTISGT; translated from the coding sequence atgctccTCCCACGCCGCAAACTCAAACGCCTACTAATAACCATGctcctcccattcctcctAACCCTAACGCTCCTAACCCCCTTCTACCTAATCTACAAACCGCCATCGCTGCTTATCCGCTACTTCCAACACCGCTGGCCCGACACCCTCTGGCACGTCCCTCTTCCCAGCAACCGAAAACTCATCGCCCTGACAATCGACGACGCGCCGTCGGTCCACACCCCCGAACTCCGCTCCGTGCTGGCGGACAACGCCGCAAAGGCGAcgttcttcctcatcggatCGCAGATTCCGGGCCGGGAGGGCGAATTGCATGAGCTTGTGCGGCAGGGGCATGAGTTGGGGAATCATGCGATGCGAGATGAGCCGAGTCGGAGTCttagtgatgaggagctgaGGGAGCAGGTACGGGTCGTGCAGGATCGGATTCGCGCGGCGTATTCGGCGGTTGGGGGGCGGGAGCCGAGGGAGAGGTGGTTTCGGCCTGGGAGTGGGTTTTTTAGTGAGCGCATGagggggttgttgggggAATTGGGGTTTAGGATTGTCTTGGGGAGTGTGTATCCGCATGATGCGCAGGTGAAGTGGTGGTGGGTGAATGCGAGGCATATTTTGAGTATGGTTCGGCCGGGGAGTATTGTTATTTGTCATGATCGGCGGGAGTGGACGGTGCCTATGTTGAGGGTGGTTTTGCCGGagttgaggaggagagggtatGAGATTGTGACGGTTTCTGAGTTAGTTAGGGCTGGCGTGGAGGCTGGGACGATTTCTGGGACGTGA